In Populus nigra chromosome 1, ddPopNigr1.1, whole genome shotgun sequence, one genomic interval encodes:
- the LOC133692086 gene encoding kinesin-like protein KIN-14Q isoform X2, with translation MEDSDTSYEQQQLNQWQDPLLLTDVSWQQQQQNSSSLSYSQDTQPISSKFQSLTMVDSISFSNSNEDMYWQETQSLESISTQKIIHPVENYTIEGRSVIGFSLTSPDLVICAAAPDISRTGYGDSPDFMVKNKCSIEVSLENGIDGSGIKDSSKTPCVKFSPVFQTFNKELSPESSFELLPQTEKKEKLVKIFVPGVSINAGCTGGAVFLGGVEFVEDDCFAGGDTVRTDATIGDGQDGGLSLYQTARYGNFLYCFRGLEPGTYDVSLHLAEIVFTKGPPGLRVFDVFIHEKKVVSCLDIYAQVGANKPLVVSDLKAFVEGDEGLLIRFEGVMGKPIVCGISVTKDSSAHTGEAQLLKPVEMSQVAECESPKEDNGHLQVEGDYEKLLRDYECQRRELTEIRRTMDELKRENRLKSRECQDALKSLQELQNELMRKSMHVGSLAFAIEGQVKEKSRWFTSLRDLTRKLKLMKMEHIKLSEEALAYKNCVADMEDMRFTIVSTMKQQVELHEDIKIKFVEGAQERKELYNKVLELKGNIRVLCRCRPLKPEEVAAGALVTIDFESAKDGELTVMSNGLPRKTFKFDAVFGPQANQADVFEDTASFASSILDGYNVCVFAYGQTGTGKTFTMEGTEEDRGVNFRTLEQVFCMIKEREKLFRYDVSVSVLEVYNEQIRDLLVSDSQPGVAAKRLEIRQAGEGLHHVPGLVEARVHNMSEVWEVLQTGSNARAIGSTNANEHSSRSHCIHCVMVKGENLLNGECTKNKLWLVDLAGSERISKTEVQGERLRETQNINKSLSALGDVISALATKSPHIPFRNSKLTHLLQDSLGGDSKTFMFVQISPNENDLGETLCSLNFASRVRGIELGPAKRQLDNAELLRYKQMAEKSKQDLKSKDVQIKKMEDTINGLDLKTKEKDLKYMMLQDKVKELEAQLLVERKLARQHVDTKIAEQQRQQQQQMKQQQDEHIIAPPRPPLPNRILGSNKNYNEPANGALNKQQINPTQPLAGNTSNKSTIPLPSTDGIVKLIDSTEKENNPDMANQPRLPKRTGRASICTTAGQVLAAPAPRRNSMIPLPSLPSLVQLPSIPSSFLLCQVDMKQDSKGTETNCLHKQTHCDSPKGIRNGSKRLNTMLKRSLQKKANMKSAMQQHTRRGGINVGMEKVRVSIGSRGRMAHRVLLGNGRRAGMRETHQKQMLGEKERRWNSGTVARTPI, from the exons atggaAGATAGTGATACTTCATATGAACAACAGCAACTTAATCAATGGCAAGACCCACTTCTCCTTACTGATGTTTCTtggcagcaacaacaacaaaacagCAGCTCTCTTTCTTACTCGCAAG atACTCAACCCATTTCATCAAAGTTTCAATCTTTGACCATGGtagattcaatttctttttctaattcaaaTGAAG ATATGTATTGGCAAGAAACGCAAAGCTTAGAATCAATTTCTACGCAAAAAATCATACATCCAGTTGAGAATTATACAATTGAGG GTAGGTCCGTGATAGGGTTTTCTTTAACATCTCCTGATCTGGTTATTTGTGCTGCTGCACCTGATATATCAAGAACTGGATATGGAGATTCTCCTGATTTCATGGTTAAAAACAAATGTTCAATTGAGGTTTCTTTAGAGAATGGTATTGATGGGTCTGGTATCAAAGACTCCAGTAAGACTCCATGTGTAAAGTTCTCTCCAGTATTTCAAACATTCAACAAAGAATTGTCTCCTGAATCTTCATTTGAGCTCCTTCCACAgacagagaaaaaagaaaaattggtgAAGATTTTCGTTCCTGGTGTAAGCATCAATGCAGGATGCACTGGTGGGGCTGTGTTTTTGGGTGGTGTAGAGTTTGTTGAGGATGATTGTTTTGCAGGTGGTGATACTGTAAGGACTGATGCTACAATTGGGGATGGACAGGATGGGGGTCTTTCTCTTTACCAAACAGCTCGTTATGGTAACTTCTTGTATTGTTTCCGAGGACTGGAGCCTGGGACTTATGACGTTAGTCTGCACCTCGCAGAAATTGTATTCACCAAGGGGCCTCCTGGGCTAAGagtatttgatgtttttatacaTGAGAAGAAG GTTGTCTCATGCCTAGACATATATGCACAAGTAGGTGCAAATAAACCTCTGGTTGTATCTGACCTTAAAGCTTTCGTTGAGGGTGATGAGGGCTTATTGATTAGATTTGAAGGGGTGATGGGAAAACCAATTGTATGTGGGATTTCTGTTACAAAAGATTCTTCTGCTC ATACTGGAGAAGCTCAATTACTAAAACCTGTGGAAATGTCCCAAGTAGCAGAATGCGAATCACCAAAA GAGGATAATGGTCACCTTCAGGTGGAAGGGGATTATGAGAAGCTACTGAGAGATTATGAGTGTCAGAGAAGGGAATTAACAGAAATAAGGAGGACAATGGACGAACTTAAGAGGGAAAACCGACTTAAGAGCAGGGAATGCCAAGATGCTTTGAAGTCTTTACAGGAGCTCCAGAATGAGCTCATGCGCAAGTCAATGCATGTTGGGTCCTTGG CCTTTGCCATTGAGGGACAAGTGAAAGAGAAGAGCAGGTGGTTCACATCATTGAGAGACTTGACAAGAAAACTGAAG CTTATGAAAATGGAGCACATCAAGTTATCAGAGGAGGCACTGGCATACAAGAATTGTGTTGCAGATATGGAAGATATGAGGTTTACTATTGTGTCCACAA TGAAGCAGCAAGTAGAATTGCATGAGGATATTAAGATTAAATTTGTTGAAGGAGCCCAGGAAAGAAAGGAACTGTACAATAAGGTTCTCGAGTTGAaag GAAACATACGAGTGCTTTGCCGATGTCGACCTCTAAAACCTGAAGAAGTAGCTGCAGGAGCTTTAGTGACTATTGATTTTGAATCTGCTAAAGATGGTGAGCTCACAGTTATGTCCAATGGGCTTCCAAGAAAGACGTTCAAGTTTGATGCTGTTTTTGGTCCCCAAGCAAACCAAG CTGATGTTTTTGAAGACACTGCTTCATTTGCTAGCTCAATTTTGGATGGGTACAATGTCTGTGTTTTTGCATATGGACAAACCGGGACTGGAAAAACTTTTACAATGGAGGGTACCGAAGAAGATCGTGGAGTAAATTTTAGGACACTTGAACAAGTTTTTTGTATGATTAAGGAGCGAGAGAAGCTGTTTCGATACGATGTATCTGTAAGTGTTCTGGAAGTTTATAACGAGCAAATACGAGATTTACTGGTCTCGGACTCTCAGCCAGGTGTGGCTGCAAAGAG GCTGGAAATAAGGCAAGCTGGTGAAGGACTACATCATGTCCCAGGGCTGGTTGAAGCACGTGTACACAACATGAGTGAGGTTTGGGAAGTTCTACAAACTGGTAGTAATGCAAGAGCAATTGGCTCTACCAATGCCAATGAGCACAGCAGCCGATCCCACTG TATACATTGTGTTATGGTAAAGGGAGAGAATTTATTGAACGGGGAATGCACAAAGAACAAGTTATGGTTGGTTGACCTAGCAGGAAGTGAGAGGATATCAAAAACAGAAGTGCAAGGAGAGCGTCTCAGGGAAActcaaaatatcaataaatccTTATCTGCACTTGGTGATGTCATATCTGCTCTTGCAACTAAAAGCCCTCACATCCCATTCAG GAATTCCAAGCTCACCCATCTGCTTCAAGATTCCCTGG GAGGAGATTCGAAGACATTCATGTTTGTACAGATCAGTCCCAATGAGAATGACCTTGGTGAAACTCTATGCTCGCTGAATTTTGCTAGCAGAGTTAGAGGGATAGAGCTGGGTCCTGCAAAGAGACAGTTGGACAATGCTGAACTTCTGAGATACAAACAGATG GCTGAGAAATCAAAGCAAGATTTGAAAAGCAAAGATGTGCAAATAAAGAAGATGGAGGATACAATCAATGGTTTGGACTTgaagacaaaagaaaaggaccTTAAATATATGATGTTGCAAGATAAG GTTAAGGAGCTGGAGGCACAGCTACTAGTTGAAAGGAAGCTGGCACGTCAGCATGTGGACACAAAGATTGCTGAGCAGCAAcggcaacagcaacagcaaatGAAACAGCAGCAAGATGAACATATCATTGCACCACCTAGGCCACCACTTCCAAATCGAATATTAGGGAGTAACAAGAATTATAATGAACCTGCAAACGGTGCATTGAACAAACAACAGATAAATCCCACTCAGCCACTTGCGGGGAACACCAGCAACAAATCCACCATCCCCCTTCCCTCCACAGATGGGATTGTCAAGTTGATTGATTctactgaaaaagaaaacaaccctGACATGGCTAACCAACCACGATTGCCAAAGAGGACTGGCAGAGCCTCGATTTGCACAACAGCAGGACAGGTCCTAGCAGCCCCAGCTCCAAGGCGTAACTCAATGATTCCACTCCCAAGCTTACCGAGTTTAGTTCAACTCCCAAGTATACCAAGTTCATTTCTATTATGCCAAGTGGATATGAAACAAGATTCAAAAGGGACTGAAACAAACTGTTTGCACAAGCAGACACATTGCGACAGCCCTAAAGGAATCAGAAATGGCTCCAAGAGACTAAACACCATGTTGAAACGAAGCCTTCAAAAGAAAGCTAACATGAAGTCCGCAATGCAGCAACATACGAGAAGAGGCGGTATAAATGTTGGGATGGAGAAAGTTAGAGTCTCTATTGGAAGTCGAGGCAGGATGGCACATAGGGTATTGCTAGGGAATGGCAGAAGAGCAGGAATGAGGGAAACTCACCAGAAGCAGATGctaggagaaaaggaaaggaggtGGAATAGTGGAACAGTGGCAAGAACTCCAATCTAA
- the LOC133692086 gene encoding kinesin-like protein KIN-14Q isoform X1, producing the protein MEDSDTSYEQQQLNQWQDPLLLTDVSWQQQQQNSSSLSYSQDTQPISSKFQSLTMVDSISFSNSNEVDMYWQETQSLESISTQKIIHPVENYTIEGRSVIGFSLTSPDLVICAAAPDISRTGYGDSPDFMVKNKCSIEVSLENGIDGSGIKDSSKTPCVKFSPVFQTFNKELSPESSFELLPQTEKKEKLVKIFVPGVSINAGCTGGAVFLGGVEFVEDDCFAGGDTVRTDATIGDGQDGGLSLYQTARYGNFLYCFRGLEPGTYDVSLHLAEIVFTKGPPGLRVFDVFIHEKKVVSCLDIYAQVGANKPLVVSDLKAFVEGDEGLLIRFEGVMGKPIVCGISVTKDSSAHTGEAQLLKPVEMSQVAECESPKEDNGHLQVEGDYEKLLRDYECQRRELTEIRRTMDELKRENRLKSRECQDALKSLQELQNELMRKSMHVGSLAFAIEGQVKEKSRWFTSLRDLTRKLKLMKMEHIKLSEEALAYKNCVADMEDMRFTIVSTMKQQVELHEDIKIKFVEGAQERKELYNKVLELKGNIRVLCRCRPLKPEEVAAGALVTIDFESAKDGELTVMSNGLPRKTFKFDAVFGPQANQADVFEDTASFASSILDGYNVCVFAYGQTGTGKTFTMEGTEEDRGVNFRTLEQVFCMIKEREKLFRYDVSVSVLEVYNEQIRDLLVSDSQPGVAAKRLEIRQAGEGLHHVPGLVEARVHNMSEVWEVLQTGSNARAIGSTNANEHSSRSHCIHCVMVKGENLLNGECTKNKLWLVDLAGSERISKTEVQGERLRETQNINKSLSALGDVISALATKSPHIPFRNSKLTHLLQDSLGGDSKTFMFVQISPNENDLGETLCSLNFASRVRGIELGPAKRQLDNAELLRYKQMAEKSKQDLKSKDVQIKKMEDTINGLDLKTKEKDLKYMMLQDKVKELEAQLLVERKLARQHVDTKIAEQQRQQQQQMKQQQDEHIIAPPRPPLPNRILGSNKNYNEPANGALNKQQINPTQPLAGNTSNKSTIPLPSTDGIVKLIDSTEKENNPDMANQPRLPKRTGRASICTTAGQVLAAPAPRRNSMIPLPSLPSLVQLPSIPSSFLLCQVDMKQDSKGTETNCLHKQTHCDSPKGIRNGSKRLNTMLKRSLQKKANMKSAMQQHTRRGGINVGMEKVRVSIGSRGRMAHRVLLGNGRRAGMRETHQKQMLGEKERRWNSGTVARTPI; encoded by the exons atggaAGATAGTGATACTTCATATGAACAACAGCAACTTAATCAATGGCAAGACCCACTTCTCCTTACTGATGTTTCTtggcagcaacaacaacaaaacagCAGCTCTCTTTCTTACTCGCAAG atACTCAACCCATTTCATCAAAGTTTCAATCTTTGACCATGGtagattcaatttctttttctaattcaaaTGAAG TAGATATGTATTGGCAAGAAACGCAAAGCTTAGAATCAATTTCTACGCAAAAAATCATACATCCAGTTGAGAATTATACAATTGAGG GTAGGTCCGTGATAGGGTTTTCTTTAACATCTCCTGATCTGGTTATTTGTGCTGCTGCACCTGATATATCAAGAACTGGATATGGAGATTCTCCTGATTTCATGGTTAAAAACAAATGTTCAATTGAGGTTTCTTTAGAGAATGGTATTGATGGGTCTGGTATCAAAGACTCCAGTAAGACTCCATGTGTAAAGTTCTCTCCAGTATTTCAAACATTCAACAAAGAATTGTCTCCTGAATCTTCATTTGAGCTCCTTCCACAgacagagaaaaaagaaaaattggtgAAGATTTTCGTTCCTGGTGTAAGCATCAATGCAGGATGCACTGGTGGGGCTGTGTTTTTGGGTGGTGTAGAGTTTGTTGAGGATGATTGTTTTGCAGGTGGTGATACTGTAAGGACTGATGCTACAATTGGGGATGGACAGGATGGGGGTCTTTCTCTTTACCAAACAGCTCGTTATGGTAACTTCTTGTATTGTTTCCGAGGACTGGAGCCTGGGACTTATGACGTTAGTCTGCACCTCGCAGAAATTGTATTCACCAAGGGGCCTCCTGGGCTAAGagtatttgatgtttttatacaTGAGAAGAAG GTTGTCTCATGCCTAGACATATATGCACAAGTAGGTGCAAATAAACCTCTGGTTGTATCTGACCTTAAAGCTTTCGTTGAGGGTGATGAGGGCTTATTGATTAGATTTGAAGGGGTGATGGGAAAACCAATTGTATGTGGGATTTCTGTTACAAAAGATTCTTCTGCTC ATACTGGAGAAGCTCAATTACTAAAACCTGTGGAAATGTCCCAAGTAGCAGAATGCGAATCACCAAAA GAGGATAATGGTCACCTTCAGGTGGAAGGGGATTATGAGAAGCTACTGAGAGATTATGAGTGTCAGAGAAGGGAATTAACAGAAATAAGGAGGACAATGGACGAACTTAAGAGGGAAAACCGACTTAAGAGCAGGGAATGCCAAGATGCTTTGAAGTCTTTACAGGAGCTCCAGAATGAGCTCATGCGCAAGTCAATGCATGTTGGGTCCTTGG CCTTTGCCATTGAGGGACAAGTGAAAGAGAAGAGCAGGTGGTTCACATCATTGAGAGACTTGACAAGAAAACTGAAG CTTATGAAAATGGAGCACATCAAGTTATCAGAGGAGGCACTGGCATACAAGAATTGTGTTGCAGATATGGAAGATATGAGGTTTACTATTGTGTCCACAA TGAAGCAGCAAGTAGAATTGCATGAGGATATTAAGATTAAATTTGTTGAAGGAGCCCAGGAAAGAAAGGAACTGTACAATAAGGTTCTCGAGTTGAaag GAAACATACGAGTGCTTTGCCGATGTCGACCTCTAAAACCTGAAGAAGTAGCTGCAGGAGCTTTAGTGACTATTGATTTTGAATCTGCTAAAGATGGTGAGCTCACAGTTATGTCCAATGGGCTTCCAAGAAAGACGTTCAAGTTTGATGCTGTTTTTGGTCCCCAAGCAAACCAAG CTGATGTTTTTGAAGACACTGCTTCATTTGCTAGCTCAATTTTGGATGGGTACAATGTCTGTGTTTTTGCATATGGACAAACCGGGACTGGAAAAACTTTTACAATGGAGGGTACCGAAGAAGATCGTGGAGTAAATTTTAGGACACTTGAACAAGTTTTTTGTATGATTAAGGAGCGAGAGAAGCTGTTTCGATACGATGTATCTGTAAGTGTTCTGGAAGTTTATAACGAGCAAATACGAGATTTACTGGTCTCGGACTCTCAGCCAGGTGTGGCTGCAAAGAG GCTGGAAATAAGGCAAGCTGGTGAAGGACTACATCATGTCCCAGGGCTGGTTGAAGCACGTGTACACAACATGAGTGAGGTTTGGGAAGTTCTACAAACTGGTAGTAATGCAAGAGCAATTGGCTCTACCAATGCCAATGAGCACAGCAGCCGATCCCACTG TATACATTGTGTTATGGTAAAGGGAGAGAATTTATTGAACGGGGAATGCACAAAGAACAAGTTATGGTTGGTTGACCTAGCAGGAAGTGAGAGGATATCAAAAACAGAAGTGCAAGGAGAGCGTCTCAGGGAAActcaaaatatcaataaatccTTATCTGCACTTGGTGATGTCATATCTGCTCTTGCAACTAAAAGCCCTCACATCCCATTCAG GAATTCCAAGCTCACCCATCTGCTTCAAGATTCCCTGG GAGGAGATTCGAAGACATTCATGTTTGTACAGATCAGTCCCAATGAGAATGACCTTGGTGAAACTCTATGCTCGCTGAATTTTGCTAGCAGAGTTAGAGGGATAGAGCTGGGTCCTGCAAAGAGACAGTTGGACAATGCTGAACTTCTGAGATACAAACAGATG GCTGAGAAATCAAAGCAAGATTTGAAAAGCAAAGATGTGCAAATAAAGAAGATGGAGGATACAATCAATGGTTTGGACTTgaagacaaaagaaaaggaccTTAAATATATGATGTTGCAAGATAAG GTTAAGGAGCTGGAGGCACAGCTACTAGTTGAAAGGAAGCTGGCACGTCAGCATGTGGACACAAAGATTGCTGAGCAGCAAcggcaacagcaacagcaaatGAAACAGCAGCAAGATGAACATATCATTGCACCACCTAGGCCACCACTTCCAAATCGAATATTAGGGAGTAACAAGAATTATAATGAACCTGCAAACGGTGCATTGAACAAACAACAGATAAATCCCACTCAGCCACTTGCGGGGAACACCAGCAACAAATCCACCATCCCCCTTCCCTCCACAGATGGGATTGTCAAGTTGATTGATTctactgaaaaagaaaacaaccctGACATGGCTAACCAACCACGATTGCCAAAGAGGACTGGCAGAGCCTCGATTTGCACAACAGCAGGACAGGTCCTAGCAGCCCCAGCTCCAAGGCGTAACTCAATGATTCCACTCCCAAGCTTACCGAGTTTAGTTCAACTCCCAAGTATACCAAGTTCATTTCTATTATGCCAAGTGGATATGAAACAAGATTCAAAAGGGACTGAAACAAACTGTTTGCACAAGCAGACACATTGCGACAGCCCTAAAGGAATCAGAAATGGCTCCAAGAGACTAAACACCATGTTGAAACGAAGCCTTCAAAAGAAAGCTAACATGAAGTCCGCAATGCAGCAACATACGAGAAGAGGCGGTATAAATGTTGGGATGGAGAAAGTTAGAGTCTCTATTGGAAGTCGAGGCAGGATGGCACATAGGGTATTGCTAGGGAATGGCAGAAGAGCAGGAATGAGGGAAACTCACCAGAAGCAGATGctaggagaaaaggaaaggaggtGGAATAGTGGAACAGTGGCAAGAACTCCAATCTAA
- the LOC133692086 gene encoding kinesin-like protein KIN-14Q isoform X3 yields MEDSDTSYEQQQLNQWQDPLLLTDVSWQQQQQNSSSLSYSQDTQPISSKFQSLTMVDSISFSNSNEVDMYWQETQSLESISTQKIIHPVENYTIEGRSVIGFSLTSPDLVICAAAPDISRTGYGDSPDFMVKNKCSIEVSLENGIDGSGIKDSSKTPCVKFSPVFQTFNKELSPESSFELLPQTEKKEKLVKIFVPGVSINAGCTGGAVFLGGVEFVEDDCFAGGDTVRTDATIGDGQDGGLSLYQTARYGNFLYCFRGLEPGTYDVSLHLAEIVFTKGPPGLRVFDVFIHEKKVVSCLDIYAQVGANKPLVVSDLKAFVEGDEGLLIRFEGVMGKPIVCGISVTKDSSAHTGEAQLLKPVEMSQVAECESPKVEGDYEKLLRDYECQRRELTEIRRTMDELKRENRLKSRECQDALKSLQELQNELMRKSMHVGSLAFAIEGQVKEKSRWFTSLRDLTRKLKLMKMEHIKLSEEALAYKNCVADMEDMRFTIVSTMKQQVELHEDIKIKFVEGAQERKELYNKVLELKGNIRVLCRCRPLKPEEVAAGALVTIDFESAKDGELTVMSNGLPRKTFKFDAVFGPQANQADVFEDTASFASSILDGYNVCVFAYGQTGTGKTFTMEGTEEDRGVNFRTLEQVFCMIKEREKLFRYDVSVSVLEVYNEQIRDLLVSDSQPGVAAKRLEIRQAGEGLHHVPGLVEARVHNMSEVWEVLQTGSNARAIGSTNANEHSSRSHCIHCVMVKGENLLNGECTKNKLWLVDLAGSERISKTEVQGERLRETQNINKSLSALGDVISALATKSPHIPFRNSKLTHLLQDSLGGDSKTFMFVQISPNENDLGETLCSLNFASRVRGIELGPAKRQLDNAELLRYKQMAEKSKQDLKSKDVQIKKMEDTINGLDLKTKEKDLKYMMLQDKVKELEAQLLVERKLARQHVDTKIAEQQRQQQQQMKQQQDEHIIAPPRPPLPNRILGSNKNYNEPANGALNKQQINPTQPLAGNTSNKSTIPLPSTDGIVKLIDSTEKENNPDMANQPRLPKRTGRASICTTAGQVLAAPAPRRNSMIPLPSLPSLVQLPSIPSSFLLCQVDMKQDSKGTETNCLHKQTHCDSPKGIRNGSKRLNTMLKRSLQKKANMKSAMQQHTRRGGINVGMEKVRVSIGSRGRMAHRVLLGNGRRAGMRETHQKQMLGEKERRWNSGTVARTPI; encoded by the exons atggaAGATAGTGATACTTCATATGAACAACAGCAACTTAATCAATGGCAAGACCCACTTCTCCTTACTGATGTTTCTtggcagcaacaacaacaaaacagCAGCTCTCTTTCTTACTCGCAAG atACTCAACCCATTTCATCAAAGTTTCAATCTTTGACCATGGtagattcaatttctttttctaattcaaaTGAAG TAGATATGTATTGGCAAGAAACGCAAAGCTTAGAATCAATTTCTACGCAAAAAATCATACATCCAGTTGAGAATTATACAATTGAGG GTAGGTCCGTGATAGGGTTTTCTTTAACATCTCCTGATCTGGTTATTTGTGCTGCTGCACCTGATATATCAAGAACTGGATATGGAGATTCTCCTGATTTCATGGTTAAAAACAAATGTTCAATTGAGGTTTCTTTAGAGAATGGTATTGATGGGTCTGGTATCAAAGACTCCAGTAAGACTCCATGTGTAAAGTTCTCTCCAGTATTTCAAACATTCAACAAAGAATTGTCTCCTGAATCTTCATTTGAGCTCCTTCCACAgacagagaaaaaagaaaaattggtgAAGATTTTCGTTCCTGGTGTAAGCATCAATGCAGGATGCACTGGTGGGGCTGTGTTTTTGGGTGGTGTAGAGTTTGTTGAGGATGATTGTTTTGCAGGTGGTGATACTGTAAGGACTGATGCTACAATTGGGGATGGACAGGATGGGGGTCTTTCTCTTTACCAAACAGCTCGTTATGGTAACTTCTTGTATTGTTTCCGAGGACTGGAGCCTGGGACTTATGACGTTAGTCTGCACCTCGCAGAAATTGTATTCACCAAGGGGCCTCCTGGGCTAAGagtatttgatgtttttatacaTGAGAAGAAG GTTGTCTCATGCCTAGACATATATGCACAAGTAGGTGCAAATAAACCTCTGGTTGTATCTGACCTTAAAGCTTTCGTTGAGGGTGATGAGGGCTTATTGATTAGATTTGAAGGGGTGATGGGAAAACCAATTGTATGTGGGATTTCTGTTACAAAAGATTCTTCTGCTC ATACTGGAGAAGCTCAATTACTAAAACCTGTGGAAATGTCCCAAGTAGCAGAATGCGAATCACCAAAA GTGGAAGGGGATTATGAGAAGCTACTGAGAGATTATGAGTGTCAGAGAAGGGAATTAACAGAAATAAGGAGGACAATGGACGAACTTAAGAGGGAAAACCGACTTAAGAGCAGGGAATGCCAAGATGCTTTGAAGTCTTTACAGGAGCTCCAGAATGAGCTCATGCGCAAGTCAATGCATGTTGGGTCCTTGG CCTTTGCCATTGAGGGACAAGTGAAAGAGAAGAGCAGGTGGTTCACATCATTGAGAGACTTGACAAGAAAACTGAAG CTTATGAAAATGGAGCACATCAAGTTATCAGAGGAGGCACTGGCATACAAGAATTGTGTTGCAGATATGGAAGATATGAGGTTTACTATTGTGTCCACAA TGAAGCAGCAAGTAGAATTGCATGAGGATATTAAGATTAAATTTGTTGAAGGAGCCCAGGAAAGAAAGGAACTGTACAATAAGGTTCTCGAGTTGAaag GAAACATACGAGTGCTTTGCCGATGTCGACCTCTAAAACCTGAAGAAGTAGCTGCAGGAGCTTTAGTGACTATTGATTTTGAATCTGCTAAAGATGGTGAGCTCACAGTTATGTCCAATGGGCTTCCAAGAAAGACGTTCAAGTTTGATGCTGTTTTTGGTCCCCAAGCAAACCAAG CTGATGTTTTTGAAGACACTGCTTCATTTGCTAGCTCAATTTTGGATGGGTACAATGTCTGTGTTTTTGCATATGGACAAACCGGGACTGGAAAAACTTTTACAATGGAGGGTACCGAAGAAGATCGTGGAGTAAATTTTAGGACACTTGAACAAGTTTTTTGTATGATTAAGGAGCGAGAGAAGCTGTTTCGATACGATGTATCTGTAAGTGTTCTGGAAGTTTATAACGAGCAAATACGAGATTTACTGGTCTCGGACTCTCAGCCAGGTGTGGCTGCAAAGAG GCTGGAAATAAGGCAAGCTGGTGAAGGACTACATCATGTCCCAGGGCTGGTTGAAGCACGTGTACACAACATGAGTGAGGTTTGGGAAGTTCTACAAACTGGTAGTAATGCAAGAGCAATTGGCTCTACCAATGCCAATGAGCACAGCAGCCGATCCCACTG TATACATTGTGTTATGGTAAAGGGAGAGAATTTATTGAACGGGGAATGCACAAAGAACAAGTTATGGTTGGTTGACCTAGCAGGAAGTGAGAGGATATCAAAAACAGAAGTGCAAGGAGAGCGTCTCAGGGAAActcaaaatatcaataaatccTTATCTGCACTTGGTGATGTCATATCTGCTCTTGCAACTAAAAGCCCTCACATCCCATTCAG GAATTCCAAGCTCACCCATCTGCTTCAAGATTCCCTGG GAGGAGATTCGAAGACATTCATGTTTGTACAGATCAGTCCCAATGAGAATGACCTTGGTGAAACTCTATGCTCGCTGAATTTTGCTAGCAGAGTTAGAGGGATAGAGCTGGGTCCTGCAAAGAGACAGTTGGACAATGCTGAACTTCTGAGATACAAACAGATG GCTGAGAAATCAAAGCAAGATTTGAAAAGCAAAGATGTGCAAATAAAGAAGATGGAGGATACAATCAATGGTTTGGACTTgaagacaaaagaaaaggaccTTAAATATATGATGTTGCAAGATAAG GTTAAGGAGCTGGAGGCACAGCTACTAGTTGAAAGGAAGCTGGCACGTCAGCATGTGGACACAAAGATTGCTGAGCAGCAAcggcaacagcaacagcaaatGAAACAGCAGCAAGATGAACATATCATTGCACCACCTAGGCCACCACTTCCAAATCGAATATTAGGGAGTAACAAGAATTATAATGAACCTGCAAACGGTGCATTGAACAAACAACAGATAAATCCCACTCAGCCACTTGCGGGGAACACCAGCAACAAATCCACCATCCCCCTTCCCTCCACAGATGGGATTGTCAAGTTGATTGATTctactgaaaaagaaaacaaccctGACATGGCTAACCAACCACGATTGCCAAAGAGGACTGGCAGAGCCTCGATTTGCACAACAGCAGGACAGGTCCTAGCAGCCCCAGCTCCAAGGCGTAACTCAATGATTCCACTCCCAAGCTTACCGAGTTTAGTTCAACTCCCAAGTATACCAAGTTCATTTCTATTATGCCAAGTGGATATGAAACAAGATTCAAAAGGGACTGAAACAAACTGTTTGCACAAGCAGACACATTGCGACAGCCCTAAAGGAATCAGAAATGGCTCCAAGAGACTAAACACCATGTTGAAACGAAGCCTTCAAAAGAAAGCTAACATGAAGTCCGCAATGCAGCAACATACGAGAAGAGGCGGTATAAATGTTGGGATGGAGAAAGTTAGAGTCTCTATTGGAAGTCGAGGCAGGATGGCACATAGGGTATTGCTAGGGAATGGCAGAAGAGCAGGAATGAGGGAAACTCACCAGAAGCAGATGctaggagaaaaggaaaggaggtGGAATAGTGGAACAGTGGCAAGAACTCCAATCTAA